The DNA segment AAAAGCCAGTTCCAATTACGTTTAATAGCCTTATATCAACATTTACGTGGTAAATTTTATCAAATATCAAGGCTGGCATAGCAAAGCATAGAACGTAGTTTATAAACAATATGGAGTGTTTTTGCTCCACAACATTTATCTTTTTGGCTATAAAGCCAACAGCAACGATTACAAAAATAGAAAAAAGTGGGATAAAGATCATTAAAAACTCTTTAAAAAATTTAAAATGTCGATTATATGGCGATAAAGTTTAAAATTTAATAAACTAACCATAACATTTTATTTAGGTTTTTTTAATAGAATTACAAAAAAGGAAAGATATGAAAAAATTTATTTTTATTGTGGCTGTTTTAGTGGCTGGATTTTTTGCTTATGAGTTTTTAAACCCAAAGCCAGAGACTGAGTATATCACGCAAAAGGCAATCAGGGGCGATTTGGCGTATAATGTTGAGGCAAATGGCGAAATTTTTGCGACCGAGCTTGTTGATGTGGGAGCACAGGTTAGCGGTCAGATTAAAAAGCTTTACGTAAAGCTAGGCGATAGCGTAAAACAGGGCGATATGATAGCTGAAATAGATGATGAAACACAAAAAAATAACGTTGAAAATAGACGCGCTCAGCTTTTAATCTATGAAGCACAGCTTGAAAGTGCAAAAGTGGCTTATGAGGTTGCAAAATCGCAGTTTGAGCGTGAAAATTCGCTCTTTAAAGCAAACGCAACCTCAAAGCAAAACTACGAAAATTCAAAAAACACTATGGCTAGTGCCAAGGCAAAAATCGGCGAGTTAAACGCACAGATAAATCAGGCTAAAATCGCGCTTGATACGGCGTTAATTGATCTTGGCTACACCAAAATTTTAGCCCCAAGAAACGGCGTTGTGGTCTCTGTGCCAGTTGAAGAGGGGCAAACCATAAATGCAAATCAAACCACGCCAACTATCGTTTATATCGCTGATTTAAGCAGTGTTAAGCTTAAAATGCAAATTGCCGAGGGCGATATTACAAAAATCAAGGTCGGCACAAAGGTTGAGTATGAAATCTTATCAGATGATAAGAAATTCTATGCGGTCGTAAGCTCAATTGACCCGGGTCTTACCACGCTAAGTGACGGCAAATACACAAGCACCAGCACTTCAAGTACCAGCTCAACTTCGGCTGTTTATTACTACGCCCAAAGCATAGTTGATAATAAAGACGGAATTTTAAGAATCGGTATGACAACGCAAAATTCTCTCCTAATTGACGAGGCAAAAGACGCAATTATCGTGCCAAGTATCGCCGTAAAAAAAGACGGCAAAAGGCATTTTGTGCAAATTTTATCTGAAAACTCGCCAAAAAAGGTTGAGGTAGAAGTCGGCATAAGTGATGGCATAAATACGCAAATTTTAAGCGGTGTTAGCGAAAATGACGAGATAATCACGGCACAAGGCAGCAGCGAAGAGATCGCTAAAATGGTAGAAAAGGCGAAATTTTAGTGATAGTTTTAAAAGATATTGTTAAAAAATTTCGTGTCGGCGATAATGATATACAGGTTTTAAACGGCATAAATTTAAGCATAAAAAAGGGCGAGTTTATCGCGATCATCGGACAATCAGGCTCTGGCAAATCAACGCTTATGAATATCCTTGGCTGTCTTGATAATGCAAGTAGTGGCGAGTATCTTTTAAACGGCAAGGATATCACGCACTTTAAAAGCGATGAGTTAGCACAGCTTAGGCGTGAGAAATTTGGCTTTATCTTTCAAAGATACAACCTGCTTTCAAGTATGAACGCCCTGCAAAACGTATCACTGCCAAGCATTTATGCTGGTGTAGCTAAAAAAGATAGAGAGAGACTAGCCAGTGAAATTTTAAGCGGACTTGGGCTTGGAGATAAAATTTCAAGTTATCCAAACAAGCTTAGTGGCGGACAGCAACAGCGTGTAAGTATCGCACGCGCCCTAATAAACGGCGGCGAGATAATACTAGCTGACGAGCCAACTGGTGCGCTTGATAGCAAGAGCGGACAAATGGTGATGAAAATTTTAAAAGAGCTTCACGCAAAGGGGCACACCATAATCATCGTAACCCACGACGCAAATATCGCTGCTCACGCAAACAGAGTCATTGAGATAAAAGACGGCGATATCATCAGCGACACGCAAAAAAAAGATGAAATTTTTAATCTAAACGAAGCAAAACAGCCAGAAAAAAGCCTATTAAACTACTACAAAGACCAGCTCATTGAGAGCTTTAAAATGTCGGTATCTGCGATATTTTCGCATAAGCTTAGATCAATGCTAACGATGCTTGGCATAATAATTGGCATAGCAGCGGTCATTAGCGTGGTCGCACTTGGTAAAGGCTCACAAGAGCAAATTCTTTCAAGCATTAGCAAAATTGGCACAAACACCATTGATATTTTGCCCGGCAAAGGCTTTGGCGATATGAGGTCAAACCGCGTTAGAACCCTAAGTGTAAGCGACGCGAAATTCCTTGAAAAACAGCCATTTTTAGACTCCGTAACCCCAAATACTTCAAGCTCTGGCATACTTACTTATAAAAATTTATCATTTTCTGCCTCGCTTCGTGGCGGTAGTTCTAGCACACTTGATGTAAATGGCTTAAAAGTTGAGCAGGGCAGGGTTTTTGATGATGATGAGATTAAAGGCTCGGCAAGTGTCGTTTTAATAGACGCAAACACGAAAAAAACGCTATTTAAAAACGAAAATCCTATCGGCAAAGTGGTGCTTTTTGATAAAAAACCGCTAAAAATCATCGGCGTTGTAGCGCCAACTGATAATGGCTTTGATGACCCAAGTGTGCTTAGGCTTTATGCGCCATATTCAAGCGTGATAAATAAAATCACTGGCGATAAGATTATTCGCTACATAACCGTTAGGGTAAAAGATAGCGTAAATGCACAGGTTGCTGAGAAAAGCCTAACTGAGCTACTTACCGCAAAGCACGGCAAAAAGGACTTTTTTACTAGAAATTCTGATAGTATTAAAAAGACGATTGAAGAGACGATTGGCACGATGAGACTTTTAATCTCATCAATAGCCGTTATCTCGCTAGTTGTAGGCGGTATCGGTGTGATGAATATAATGCTAGTTTCAGTAACAGAACGCACAAAAGAGATTGGCATAAAAATGGCAATCGGCGCTAGGGCTAGTAATATTTTACAGCAGTTTTTAATTGAAGCTGTTTTGCTTTGTATCATTGGTGGTGCTATCGGCGTTGCTTTGGCGTATGCTATTGGCTATGTGTTTAATAACTTTGGCGATTTTAAGATGATTTTCTCAAACGCCTCAATCGTGGTGGCACTCGTTACTTCAATAGCCATAGGCATTATCTTTGGCTTTGTCCCAGCAAGAAACGCCTCACGCCTTAACCCAATAGACGCACTTTCAAGGGAGTAGTTTTAGCCACAGATGTGGCTAAAATTTATTGGCAGTCACGACGGTACTCTTCTTCTCCGTTTTCATTGTAGTATATCACACAATCTTTATTGCCGTATGGTTCGCTGTATTCTCGCAAATTCCCATTTTCATAATATTTTCTATACATAAATTTTCCATTTTCATTATACACGTATTCAGTATTTAATCTTCCATTTTCGTCATACCGCTTATGTGCTCCTTTATTTTTAGAATGACCATTTTGACCTATAAAATATTCGCCCTCAAAAGCTAAAACTCCATTTTTATTATAATGTTTCCAAATTCCAACCTCTTTGCCGTCGCTATATGAACCAACTTTCATAAGTTGTCCATTTTCGAGGTATTCTTTGTATTTGCCATTTAATATGCCATTTTTATAATTGCTCTCTTCTTTTATATTTCCATTGTCATACCATTCAATTTCTTTACCATTTTTCTTACCATTTTCATAGTATGATAATTTGTATTTAGTGCCATCGTTATTAAATACTTTACGCTCACCTTGAAGTTTGCCATTTACGTAAAATTCTTCAAGAGTGGTAACTTTGTGGTCAAAATGTCTTACGTATCCATCAAATTTACCATTTTTAAACTCAGCTTCTCTTATCAGAGATTTGCCGTTTGAGTATTTTTTATACTCTTTGTATGTGCCGTGAATTTGATTTTTATCAT comes from the Campylobacter mucosalis genome and includes:
- a CDS encoding efflux RND transporter periplasmic adaptor subunit, producing the protein MKKFIFIVAVLVAGFFAYEFLNPKPETEYITQKAIRGDLAYNVEANGEIFATELVDVGAQVSGQIKKLYVKLGDSVKQGDMIAEIDDETQKNNVENRRAQLLIYEAQLESAKVAYEVAKSQFERENSLFKANATSKQNYENSKNTMASAKAKIGELNAQINQAKIALDTALIDLGYTKILAPRNGVVVSVPVEEGQTINANQTTPTIVYIADLSSVKLKMQIAEGDITKIKVGTKVEYEILSDDKKFYAVVSSIDPGLTTLSDGKYTSTSTSSTSSTSAVYYYAQSIVDNKDGILRIGMTTQNSLLIDEAKDAIIVPSIAVKKDGKRHFVQILSENSPKKVEVEVGISDGINTQILSGVSENDEIITAQGSSEEIAKMVEKAKF
- a CDS encoding MacB family efflux pump subunit, whose translation is MIVLKDIVKKFRVGDNDIQVLNGINLSIKKGEFIAIIGQSGSGKSTLMNILGCLDNASSGEYLLNGKDITHFKSDELAQLRREKFGFIFQRYNLLSSMNALQNVSLPSIYAGVAKKDRERLASEILSGLGLGDKISSYPNKLSGGQQQRVSIARALINGGEIILADEPTGALDSKSGQMVMKILKELHAKGHTIIIVTHDANIAAHANRVIEIKDGDIISDTQKKDEIFNLNEAKQPEKSLLNYYKDQLIESFKMSVSAIFSHKLRSMLTMLGIIIGIAAVISVVALGKGSQEQILSSISKIGTNTIDILPGKGFGDMRSNRVRTLSVSDAKFLEKQPFLDSVTPNTSSSGILTYKNLSFSASLRGGSSSTLDVNGLKVEQGRVFDDDEIKGSASVVLIDANTKKTLFKNENPIGKVVLFDKKPLKIIGVVAPTDNGFDDPSVLRLYAPYSSVINKITGDKIIRYITVRVKDSVNAQVAEKSLTELLTAKHGKKDFFTRNSDSIKKTIEETIGTMRLLISSIAVISLVVGGIGVMNIMLVSVTERTKEIGIKMAIGARASNILQQFLIEAVLLCIIGGAIGVALAYAIGYVFNNFGDFKMIFSNASIVVALVTSIAIGIIFGFVPARNASRLNPIDALSRE
- a CDS encoding toxin-antitoxin system YwqK family antitoxin, encoding MKRKFIVGVMLGMFLIGCGDGVDRYETKENKTKIVVTPYNDKNQIHGTYKEYKKYSNGKSLIREAEFKNGKFDGYVRHFDHKVTTLEEFYVNGKLQGERKVFNNDGTKYKLSYYENGKKNGKEIEWYDNGNIKEESNYKNGILNGKYKEYLENGQLMKVGSYSDGKEVGIWKHYNKNGVLAFEGEYFIGQNGHSKNKGAHKRYDENGRLNTEYVYNENGKFMYRKYYENGNLREYSEPYGNKDCVIYYNENGEEEYRRDCQ